GTGCGCATCCAGGGCCTGCTCGGGCCGGACGCCGTCGTCACCCCGCTCCTCGACGGCGGCCGCGGCCCGGCCGAGCGCGTCCGCCTGGTCCCGTGGGGCGAGCCGCGGCGCGTGGTGACCGAGGACCGGCCGTGGCCGGGCCGCCTGCCCGCGCCCTCCCCGGCCTGGGTGCCGCCCCGGCCACCGTCGGCCCGGGTGCTCGACGCGATCGGCGACGCGGTCCGCTGCACCGAGCGCGGCGAGCTCAGCTACCCGCCGGCCACGGTCACGATCGGCGACGGGCCGTCGCGCCGGGTCCTCGGCTCGGCGGGGCCGTGGATGGTGCACCCGTCGCTGCCGGCGAAGCGCGGCGCGCGGCCGACGGCCCGGATGCAGGTGGTCCTGGAAGGCGAGGACGACGACCTCGCGCTGCTGCTCGAAGCCACCGTCGGCGTAGATCCACAGTGGACAGTCGAAGGCGTCTACGACTAGTCCTTTGTGACCGATGCGACGGAGCGGTTGACACCGGACGCTCCCCGGCTCAGGATCGATACGTCGTAGTCGTACGTGTGTTCGAACAGTAGTCGCTGGCTTCCCCACAGCGAACTCCTTGTGGGGGAGCGGAGTCTTGGCGTTCAACAATCCGAATGTGCCGTGGTCCGAAGTGGAGCGGATCGCTTCCGGCCGACCTCCGGGAGGCGACGGCAACGACGCCCCGGCGTGGTCGCGCAAACGCGAAGGGTATGCCGGGGCGCCGAAAGACCTTCAGGACCGCAAGAGCCGGGACCACGGTGGCGACCGAATCCGTGCCCCCTACGCCGAGCTGCACGTCCACTCCAACTTCAGCTTCCTCGACGGCGCGAGCCACCCCGAGACGCTCGTCGAGGAGGCCGCGCGGCTCGAGCTCGACGCCCTCGTCCTCACCGACCACGACGGCATGTACGGCGCCGTCCGGTTCAACGACGCCGCCCGCGAGCTCGGCGTCCGGGTCGGGTTCGGGGCCGAGCTCTCGCTCGACCTGCCCGCACCGCAGGCCGGCGAACCCGATCCGAAAGGCTCGCACCTGCTGGTGATCGCGCGGCAGCAGGCCGGGTACCACCGGCTCTGCAAGGTCATCTCCCGCGCCCAGCTCGCCGGCGGGGAGAAGGGCCGGCCCGTCTACGACGTCGAGGAGCTGGTCGACGAGCTGGCCGGGCACGTCGTCGTGCTCACCGGCTGCCGCAAGGGGCCGGTCCGCCGGGCGCTCGCCGAGCACGGGCCCGCCGCCGCGCGGGCCGAGCTGGGCCGGCTGGCGGACTGGTTCGGGCCCCGGCACGTCGCCGTCGAGCTGATCGACCACCGCCAGCCCCTCGACGACGCGGCCAACGACCACCTCGCCGGGATGGCGAGGGAGCTGCGGCTGCCGACCGTCGTCTCGAACAACGCGCACTACGCCCGCCCGGAGGACGCCGTCGTGGCCGACGCGGTCGCCGCCGTCCGGGCCCGCCGGTCGGCCGAGGACCTCGAAGGCTGGCGGCCGCCGTCGGGGCAGGCGTTCCTGCGGTCCGGGATGGAGCAACGCCGCCGTTTCGAGCGCCGCTACCCCGGCGCGGTCGGGCGGGCCGCCGTCCTCGGCGTCGAGGTCGCGTTCGACCTGAACCTCGTCGCCCCCGATCTCCCGCCCTTCCCGGTGCCGCCCGGCCACGACGAGATGTCGTTCCTGAGCGAGCTGACCCGGCTCGGCGCGGCGAAACGCTACGGGTCGCGGGAGGAGAACCCGAAGGCCTACGCCCAGCTCGACCACGAGCTCGCCATCATCGGGAAACTCGATTTCCCGGGCTACTTCCTCGTGGTGTGGGACATCGTCCGGTTCTGCAGGGAATCCGGCATCCTTTGCCAGGGCCGCGGTTCCGCGGCGAACTCCGCGGTCTGCTACGCCCTGGAGATCTGCCACGCCGACCCGGTGAAGTGGAACCTGCTCTTCGAACGCTTCCTCGCCCCGGAACGCGACGGGCCGCCGGACATCGACGTCGACATCGAGTCCGGCCGCCGCGAGGAGGCCATCCAGTACGTCTACGAAAAACACGGCCGCTTCCACGCCGCGCAGGTCGCCAACGTCATCACCTACCGCGCGCCGTCCGCGATCCGCGACGCCGCGAAAGCCCTCGGCCACAGCCCCGGTCAGCAGGACGCCTACAGCAAGCTCGTGGACCGCTGGGGCGGGACCAAGCAGCAGACGGCGGGCGATATCCCGGCCGACGTCCTCGACCTGGCCGCCCGGATCGAGGACTTCCCGCGCCACCTCGGCATCCACTCCGGGGGCATGGTGATCTCGAAGCAGCCGGTGTCCGAAGTGGTCCCGGTCGAATGGGCGACCATGGCCGACCGGAGCGTGCTGCAGTGGGACAAGGACGACTGCGCGACCGTCGGCCTGGTCAAGTTCGACCTGCTCGGCCTCGGCATGCTGTCCGCGCTGCACTACACGATCGACCTCGTCGCCGAGCACCACGGATCCACTGTGGACCTGGGCGAGCTCGACCTCGCCGACCCGAACGTCTACGACATGCTCTGCGAAGCCGACGCCATCGGAGTGTTCCAAGTGGAGTCACGCGCGCAGCTGGCGACGCTGCCGCGGTTGCGGCCGCGCGAGTTCTACGACCTCGTCGTCGAAGTCGCGCTGATCCGGCCCGGCCCGATCCAGGGCGGCTCGGTGCACCCGTACATCCGGCGGCGCCGCGAGGAAGAGAAGTGGCAGCACGCCCACCCGCTGCTGGCGTCCAGCTTGGACCGGACGCTCGGCGTGCCGCTGTTCCAGGAACAGGTGATGCAGATGGCGGTCGACGTCGCGAGCTTCACCCCGGCCGAGGCCGACCAGCTGCGCCGCGCCATGGGCGCCAAGCGCTCCAGCGCGAAGATGAAAGCGCTGATGGCGCGGTTCTTCGCCGGCTGCGAAGCCAACGGCCTCGACCGCGAGCTGGCGACGCGGATCTTCGAGCAGATCCACGCCTTTTCCGGCTATGGCTTCCCCGAAGCGCATTCGATGTCGTTCGCGCTGCTGGTGTACGCGAGCGCGTGGTTCAAGCGCTACTACCCGGCCGCGTTCTGCGCCGGGCTGCTGCGCGCGCAGCCGATGGGCTTCTACAGCCCGCAGTCGCTGGTCGCCGACGCGCGCCGCCACGGCGTCCGCGTCCGCGAACCGGACCTCAACGCCAGCCTCGCGCACGCCACCCTCGAACCCGACGCCGGCAGCACCGGCGGCGTCGCGCTCCGCCTCGGCCTCGCCGGGGTCCGGCACCTCGGTGACGACGTCGCCGACTCGATCGTCGCCGAGCGCGACGCGAACGGCCCGTACGCCGGGGCCGGCGACCTCACCCGGCGCGTCCGGCTGAAGAAGAACGCCGTCGAAGCCCTGGCCACCGCGGGCGCGTTCGGCGGCGACCGGCGTCAGGACCTCTGGGCCGCCGGTGCCGCGGCGACCACCCGCCCCGGGCACCTGCCCGGCCTCGCCCCGGGCCTCGACGCGCCCGCGCTGCCGGGCATGACGCGGCTGGAGGTGACGGCCGCGGACCTGTGGGCGACCGGCGTCTCCCCGGACAGCCACCCCGTCGAGTACCTGCGCGAGCTGCTCACCGCGCGCGGCGCTTTGCCGGTCGCCGAGCTCATGCGGGTCGAGGACGGGACGCGGGTGTGGGTCGGCGGCGCCGTGACGCACCGGCAGCGCCCGGCCACCGCCGGCGGGATCACGTTCCTCAACCTCGAGGACGAGACCGGCATGGCCAACGTCCTCGTCTCGCCCGGCCTGTGGCAGCGGCAGCGCCTGGTCGCCCGCACCAGCGCGGCGCTGCTGATCCGCGGGCGGGCGCAGGTCGCGGAGGGCGTCGTCACGCTCGTCGCCGACCGCCTCGAACGCCTCGACCTGTCGATGCGGGCGGGGCCGTCGCGAGACTTCCGTTGACTTCCGGGCCGCGCACTGGTTCTCTGCTCTGAGAGCGCTCTCAGCCATCCGTACGTCTCGACGAGTGAGGATGGACGATCCATGACAGCTCGACGTCTGCGCTGGGCAGCGTGGCCGGTGGCCGCCCTGCTCGTGGCGGCCGTGCCGGCGGCGGCCGCGGCGACCCCGCCCGAAGCGACCGTGACGGTCAACGCGAAAGCGGGGCTGGCCACCGTGCCGGACACCGCGCTCGGCATCAACCACGCGGTGTGGGACAGCCAGCTCGGCACTGACACCGTGGCCGACCTGTTCGGCGCCGCGGGGGTTCGCACGATGCGCTACCCCGGCGGCTCCTACGGCGACATCTACCACTGGAAGGACAACACCGCGCCGGGCGGCTACGTGGCGCCCGGCACCGATTTCGACACGTTCATGGGCGGCGTCCGGCGGGCCGGCGCGCAGCCGATCGTCATCGCCAACTACGGCACCGGGACGCCGCAGGAGGCCGCGGACTGGGTGCGGTACGCGAACGTCACGAAGGGTTATGGCGTCAAGTACTGGGAGATCGGCAACGAGCTCTACGGCAACGGCCACTACGGCGCGAACTGGGAGGCCGACGACCACGAGGACAAGAGCCCGGCCGCGTAC
The window above is part of the Amycolatopsis camponoti genome. Proteins encoded here:
- a CDS encoding error-prone DNA polymerase, coding for MAFNNPNVPWSEVERIASGRPPGGDGNDAPAWSRKREGYAGAPKDLQDRKSRDHGGDRIRAPYAELHVHSNFSFLDGASHPETLVEEAARLELDALVLTDHDGMYGAVRFNDAARELGVRVGFGAELSLDLPAPQAGEPDPKGSHLLVIARQQAGYHRLCKVISRAQLAGGEKGRPVYDVEELVDELAGHVVVLTGCRKGPVRRALAEHGPAAARAELGRLADWFGPRHVAVELIDHRQPLDDAANDHLAGMARELRLPTVVSNNAHYARPEDAVVADAVAAVRARRSAEDLEGWRPPSGQAFLRSGMEQRRRFERRYPGAVGRAAVLGVEVAFDLNLVAPDLPPFPVPPGHDEMSFLSELTRLGAAKRYGSREENPKAYAQLDHELAIIGKLDFPGYFLVVWDIVRFCRESGILCQGRGSAANSAVCYALEICHADPVKWNLLFERFLAPERDGPPDIDVDIESGRREEAIQYVYEKHGRFHAAQVANVITYRAPSAIRDAAKALGHSPGQQDAYSKLVDRWGGTKQQTAGDIPADVLDLAARIEDFPRHLGIHSGGMVISKQPVSEVVPVEWATMADRSVLQWDKDDCATVGLVKFDLLGLGMLSALHYTIDLVAEHHGSTVDLGELDLADPNVYDMLCEADAIGVFQVESRAQLATLPRLRPREFYDLVVEVALIRPGPIQGGSVHPYIRRRREEEKWQHAHPLLASSLDRTLGVPLFQEQVMQMAVDVASFTPAEADQLRRAMGAKRSSAKMKALMARFFAGCEANGLDRELATRIFEQIHAFSGYGFPEAHSMSFALLVYASAWFKRYYPAAFCAGLLRAQPMGFYSPQSLVADARRHGVRVREPDLNASLAHATLEPDAGSTGGVALRLGLAGVRHLGDDVADSIVAERDANGPYAGAGDLTRRVRLKKNAVEALATAGAFGGDRRQDLWAAGAAATTRPGHLPGLAPGLDAPALPGMTRLEVTAADLWATGVSPDSHPVEYLRELLTARGALPVAELMRVEDGTRVWVGGAVTHRQRPATAGGITFLNLEDETGMANVLVSPGLWQRQRLVARTSAALLIRGRAQVAEGVVTLVADRLERLDLSMRAGPSRDFR